The following are encoded together in the Drosophila takahashii strain IR98-3 E-12201 chromosome X, DtakHiC1v2, whole genome shotgun sequence genome:
- the HIP-R gene encoding hsc70-interacting protein 1, whose product MAAPMQHEDLLKLKSFIEFVDSNPTVLNMPQLQFVKDFVEKFGGTVPAGDFKMPDASAGGKCPFGGDAAGGAKAKKPASGAADSADNNASEDSEDEESLSEPESDVELDMEGVIEADSDPAQPMGDSAKEPTEEEVDQAGDLRAQAASAYGQQKFDEAIAFYTKAIELNPGNALFHAKRGQAFLKLKKPNACIRDCDKALELNCDSAAAYKFRGRARRLLGDFELAAKDLRQACKLDFDEETDEWLKEVTPNAKKIEQHRVKQERRQAERKIKERQRAQRRARKEQAKQSASSGGGGSSGGFPGGFPGGFPGGFPGGFPGGFPGAAGGGGGGGMPDMADLMGAMKDPEVAAAMQDILGNPANISKYVSNPKIFNLIKKFVPGGDVGAAFGQAEEKSGEPSEPKTKKGSADFVDDGLD is encoded by the exons ATGGCAGCGCCGATGCAACACGAGGACCTGCTGAAGCTGAAGAGCTTCATCGAGTTCGTGGACTCGAATCCCACGGTGCTGAACATGCCGCAGCTGCAGTTCGTCAAAGATTTCGTGGAGAAGTTCGGGGGCACGGTGCCGGCTGGTGATTTCAAGATGCCCGACGCCTCCGCCGGAGG CAAGTGTCCGTTTGGTGGCGATGCCGCTGGTGGGGCAAAGGCCAAGAAGCCGGCTTCTGGGGCCGCCGATTCCGCCGATAATAATGCCTCCGAGGACAGCGAGGACGAGGAGTCCCTCTCCGAACCCGAATCGGACGTGGAGCTGGACATGGAGG GTGTCATCGAGGCGGACAGCGATCCCGCCCAGCCGATGGGCGACTCCGCCAAGGAGCCCActgaggaggaggtggaccaGGCCGGCGATCTGCGCGCCCAGGCGGCATCCGCCTACGGCCAGCAGAAGTTCGACGAGGCCATCGCCTTCTACACCAAGGCCATCGAGTTGAATCCGGGCAATGCCCTGTTCCACGCCAAGCGCGGCCAGGCCTTCCTCAAGCTGAAGAAGCCGAATGCCTGCATCCGCGACTGCGACAAGGCGCTGGAGCTCAACTGCGATTCGGCGGCCGCCTACAAGTTCCGCGGACGTGCCCGTCGCCTCCTCGGCGACTTTGAACTGGCCGCCAAGGATCTGCGGCAGGCGTGCAAGCTGGACTTTGACGAGGAGACGGACGAGTGGCTCAAGGAGGTTACGCCGAATGCCAAGAAGATCGAGCAGCATCGCGTAAAGCAGGAGCGTCGCCAGGCCGAGCGCAAGATCAAGGAGCGTCAGCGGGCTCAGAGGCGCGCCCGCAAGGAGCAGGCCAAGCAGAGCGCCAGCTCCGGAGGTGGCGGATCGTCCGGCGGATTCCCTGGCGGATTCCCCGGAGGCTTCCCCGGCGGCTTCCCTGGCGGATTCCCGGGCGGATTCCCCGGCGCTgctggcggcggcggtggtggtggcatGCCGGACATGGCCGATTTGATGGGCGCCATGAAGGATCCCGAGGTGGCGGCCGCCATGCAG GACATCCTTGGCAATCCGGCCAACATCTCGAAGTACGTGTCAAATCCAAAGatcttcaacctgatcaagaaGTTCGTGCCTGGCGGCGATGTGGGAGCTGCTTTTGGCCAGGCGGAGGAAAAATCCGGAGAGCCAAGCGAGCCAAAAACCAAGAAGGGCTCCGCCGATTTCGTCGACGATGGTTTGGACTAA